A window from Cytobacillus sp. FSL H8-0458 encodes these proteins:
- a CDS encoding M14 family zinc carboxypeptidase yields the protein MKKRKVLSGVLAASILASVPLSSAHAVSPKWINVNVSEEKDGSLFNSENYDFMKFSVIGTKLAEIEKQSNRVKVEVKGTSADGNPLYVVTIADPGAHGKFGKFQALRKQMFKNPEKAQDWIAKNQDFKVPIMINGSIHGTEFVGSDAVMQLIERFATQNDGETKEILDNNILIFNVVQNPDGRVDATRFNGEGIDLNRDFITQSQPETQETVSLIKEWNPMVFLDTHGYVKNYAPNKQGLIEPCTPPHNPNYEYDLYQKWANDQAAAMEAEIMDDKDHYTGKLYSDMEGTYIPQRDDSAGWDDYPPIFTPMYAMYHGAYGHTLEAPTNDEDGVRWMYNAIMGALKYATENKDEMITDQIEMFKRGINFDHPFHEEGYFPKAYVLPVNEKDPTVTNKAVNHLIKNDIEVVQASQAFTSDGKTYPKGTYIVPMDQAKAGLANTMLWDGEDITDDTPAMYDISAWSLPELWGFEAIAVQSDVKAAVSKVNNVKEQGSISGKGPYIIPNSSVKAVQLVNTLLEQGIMVKRDSKGNFYAEGSANAISAAVKDSGLNITSGKVPAGAKAIGEVSVAILKDGGMNKAQTHSGTKLALERLGFSVTELTPSEVANNGLASHDVFVYSGTENLISSNLSNANKEFGLKNQEELAAFKGYVERFVSEGGKYIAVGAGASRATKTLGLTDDVINTGGSNSNGIIKVDYKGTGASAGYTEDDLGFVYRPVWYTGTENDEVLAAITDEEDFFVAGHWKNRNAAQGQAIMVKEQDKDVTLIGLEAGFRDHTDYLFRLLSNSIFEE from the coding sequence ATGAAAAAAAGGAAAGTTTTATCAGGAGTTCTGGCAGCAAGTATTTTGGCATCTGTTCCATTAAGTTCCGCTCATGCCGTTAGTCCGAAGTGGATCAATGTTAATGTGTCAGAGGAAAAGGACGGAAGTTTATTTAATAGCGAAAACTACGACTTTATGAAATTCTCAGTAATAGGGACAAAACTTGCAGAAATTGAAAAACAGTCTAATAGAGTGAAGGTGGAGGTAAAAGGAACTTCCGCTGATGGAAATCCACTCTATGTTGTCACCATTGCAGACCCTGGTGCACATGGCAAGTTTGGCAAATTTCAGGCTCTAAGAAAGCAGATGTTCAAAAACCCTGAAAAAGCCCAGGATTGGATTGCTAAAAATCAGGATTTTAAAGTGCCAATCATGATCAATGGATCGATCCATGGGACAGAGTTTGTGGGAAGCGATGCAGTGATGCAGCTGATTGAACGTTTTGCCACACAGAATGACGGGGAGACAAAGGAGATTCTGGATAATAACATTCTAATTTTTAACGTGGTGCAGAACCCGGATGGTCGTGTGGATGCGACCCGTTTTAATGGTGAAGGAATTGATTTGAACCGTGATTTTATCACGCAATCACAGCCTGAAACGCAGGAAACCGTCTCTCTTATTAAAGAGTGGAACCCGATGGTGTTCCTTGATACACATGGGTATGTGAAAAATTATGCGCCAAACAAACAGGGTTTGATTGAACCTTGTACACCGCCTCATAATCCAAACTATGAGTATGATTTATACCAAAAATGGGCTAATGATCAGGCGGCAGCTATGGAAGCTGAAATCATGGACGACAAGGATCATTACACAGGCAAACTGTATAGTGACATGGAAGGCACCTACATTCCGCAGCGTGATGATTCTGCAGGCTGGGATGATTACCCGCCGATTTTCACACCGATGTACGCCATGTATCATGGTGCATATGGGCATACCCTTGAAGCTCCGACAAATGACGAAGATGGCGTACGCTGGATGTACAATGCCATTATGGGAGCATTAAAATATGCAACAGAAAATAAGGACGAAATGATTACCGATCAAATTGAAATGTTTAAGCGCGGTATTAACTTTGATCACCCTTTCCATGAAGAGGGATATTTCCCAAAAGCGTATGTCCTGCCTGTGAATGAGAAAGATCCCACAGTAACAAATAAGGCTGTGAATCATTTAATTAAGAATGATATCGAGGTTGTACAGGCTTCACAAGCCTTTACATCTGATGGAAAGACCTATCCGAAAGGCACTTACATCGTACCGATGGATCAGGCAAAGGCTGGACTGGCAAACACCATGCTTTGGGATGGAGAGGACATAACTGATGATACACCTGCCATGTATGATATTTCTGCCTGGAGTCTTCCGGAGCTATGGGGCTTTGAAGCAATCGCTGTTCAAAGTGATGTAAAGGCAGCGGTTTCGAAAGTGAATAATGTAAAAGAACAGGGCTCAATCAGCGGAAAAGGACCTTATATTATTCCAAACAGCTCCGTGAAAGCAGTTCAGCTCGTGAATACACTTCTTGAGCAGGGGATAATGGTTAAACGCGACAGTAAAGGTAACTTCTATGCTGAGGGATCAGCGAATGCCATTTCAGCAGCTGTTAAGGATTCTGGCCTTAATATCACTTCTGGGAAGGTTCCTGCTGGAGCTAAAGCAATTGGCGAAGTAAGTGTAGCCATCTTAAAAGATGGAGGGATGAACAAGGCTCAAACTCATTCAGGAACAAAACTGGCTCTTGAAAGATTAGGCTTTAGTGTCACGGAATTAACGCCATCAGAAGTAGCGAATAACGGTCTTGCTTCCCATGATGTCTTTGTTTACAGCGGAACAGAAAATTTAATTTCTTCAAATTTAAGCAATGCCAATAAAGAATTTGGCCTTAAAAATCAGGAAGAGCTGGCTGCATTTAAAGGATATGTAGAAAGATTCGTTTCTGAAGGCGGAAAATATATTGCTGTAGGCGCCGGTGCTTCCCGTGCCACAAAGACTCTTGGCCTGACTGACGATGTTATTAATACAGGGGGATCCAACAGCAATGGAATCATTAAGGTAGATTATAAAGGCACAGGCGCATCAGCAGGCTACACTGAAGATGACCTTGGATTTGTTTACCGCCCAGTCTGGTATACTGGCACAGAAAATGATGAAGTACTGGCAGCCATTACTGATGAAGAAGATTTCTTTGTCGCCGGACACTGGAAAAATCGCAATGCAGCACAGGGCCAGGCTATCATGGTAAAAGAGCAGGATAAGGATGTTACGTTAATCGGCCTTGAAGCGGGCTTCCGTGATCACACGGATTATCTCTTCCGATTGCTTTCAAACTCTATTTTTGAGGAATAA
- a CDS encoding M20/M25/M40 family metallo-hydrolase, producing MKVGKKASSVMLAAILTASSLYGVPVQFVQTAEAAQSQAEHPGSKAFDQKVIARIEAARMMEDVRYLSETIGPRVAGTDAEKEAANFIQKRLESYGYTVETQEFSIPDKMAGGLHTSDLKEVLVTIPSGSGSTPEEGITSELYDAGLGRAADFSEEASGKIALISRGDITFSEKVLNAVNAGAAGVLIYNNVDQPAPMNPSIGGPYTIPVGSITKASGEALLQDVAAQNKTVTLSVKRFQNIKSQNIIAVKNPKPNKGGEADIVHISAHFDSVPFAPGASDNASGTAVALELARVLKSYPSDKELRFAFVGAEEIGLLGSKHYVSQLSGSEIERSIANFNMDMVGTAWENATAIYMNTLDGQANIATETALATAERIGTPSELVLYQRGASDHVSFHDAGIPAVNFIRREPVTANLEPYYHTPQDSIEHISAERMKEAGNLIGASVYSLIRK from the coding sequence ATGAAAGTTGGAAAGAAAGCTTCTTCTGTCATGCTTGCAGCGATTCTGACAGCTTCAAGTTTGTATGGGGTGCCTGTTCAATTTGTGCAGACTGCTGAGGCAGCGCAAAGCCAGGCAGAACATCCCGGCTCAAAGGCGTTTGATCAGAAGGTTATCGCAAGGATAGAGGCAGCTCGCATGATGGAGGATGTCAGGTATTTATCAGAAACCATCGGGCCGCGGGTTGCAGGAACTGATGCGGAAAAAGAGGCCGCAAATTTCATTCAAAAACGCCTTGAGTCATATGGCTACACAGTCGAAACACAAGAGTTCAGCATTCCTGATAAAATGGCTGGAGGTTTGCACACCAGTGATTTGAAGGAGGTTCTAGTAACTATTCCTTCCGGGTCCGGATCGACGCCTGAAGAAGGAATTACCTCTGAATTATATGATGCCGGATTAGGCAGGGCAGCTGATTTCTCAGAGGAAGCATCAGGAAAAATAGCACTCATCTCACGGGGAGACATTACTTTCTCTGAAAAAGTTTTAAATGCAGTAAATGCCGGTGCTGCAGGGGTCCTCATTTACAATAATGTGGATCAGCCCGCCCCTATGAATCCCTCAATCGGGGGTCCATATACTATTCCTGTGGGAAGCATAACGAAAGCAAGCGGAGAAGCACTCCTTCAAGATGTTGCGGCACAAAACAAAACGGTAACACTGAGTGTAAAGAGATTTCAAAACATAAAATCGCAAAACATTATTGCCGTCAAGAACCCTAAGCCTAATAAAGGCGGTGAAGCTGATATTGTCCACATTTCTGCGCATTTCGATAGTGTCCCATTTGCTCCAGGGGCAAGCGATAACGCATCAGGTACTGCTGTTGCCCTTGAGCTGGCGAGAGTTCTGAAAAGTTATCCTTCTGACAAAGAATTGCGTTTTGCATTTGTAGGTGCAGAAGAAATTGGGCTTCTTGGTTCTAAGCATTATGTCAGTCAGCTGAGCGGCAGTGAAATAGAGCGGAGCATTGCAAATTTCAATATGGATATGGTAGGTACAGCATGGGAAAATGCAACCGCGATTTACATGAATACTCTTGATGGCCAGGCAAATATTGCAACAGAAACTGCTCTTGCTACTGCAGAGCGCATTGGCACACCTTCTGAATTAGTGCTTTATCAGCGCGGCGCATCCGATCATGTTTCTTTTCATGATGCAGGCATCCCGGCTGTTAACTTTATCAGACGGGAGCCTGTCACAGCGAATCTTGAGCCGTATTATCATACACCGCAGGATTCCATCGAGCACATAAGTGCCGAGCGGATGAAAGAAGCCGGGAACCTAATTGGCGCTTCAGTTTACAGCTTAATTCGAAAGTAG
- a CDS encoding SDR family oxidoreductase — protein MKVLIVGASGQIGKQLVKLIKEEDKHTARAMVRKEEQVRQFEDMGVETALASLEGTVDELAEAAKGCDAIVFSAGSGGNTGYDKTLLIDLDGAAKTIEAAEKAGVERFIMVSAIQANNRDKWSETIKPYFAAKHYADRILEKSSLNYTIVRPGGLTNDPGTGKIKAAENLERGFIPREDVAKTLYAVLDKENTYKRAFDLVSGGEDPETAVKKI, from the coding sequence ATGAAAGTTCTTATCGTCGGAGCAAGCGGGCAAATTGGAAAGCAGCTGGTCAAGCTTATAAAAGAAGAGGATAAACATACAGCCAGAGCAATGGTCAGAAAAGAAGAGCAGGTCCGCCAGTTTGAAGATATGGGCGTGGAAACGGCCCTAGCAAGCCTTGAAGGAACAGTTGATGAATTGGCTGAAGCAGCCAAAGGCTGTGATGCGATTGTATTTTCTGCAGGTTCCGGCGGAAATACCGGCTATGACAAAACTCTGCTGATTGACCTTGACGGAGCGGCAAAAACAATTGAAGCGGCTGAGAAGGCTGGTGTGGAACGGTTTATTATGGTGAGCGCTATCCAGGCAAATAATCGCGATAAGTGGAGTGAAACGATCAAGCCATATTTCGCGGCGAAGCATTATGCCGACAGAATTCTGGAAAAAAGCAGCTTGAACTACACAATCGTACGTCCGGGCGGCCTGACAAATGACCCGGGAACCGGCAAAATTAAAGCAGCGGAAAACTTGGAGCGGGGCTTCATTCCTCGGGAGGATGTAGCTAAAACCCTTTATGCTGTGCTGGATAAGGAAAATACCTATAAGCGGGCATTCGACCTGGTATCAGGCGGTGAAGATCCAGAAACGGCAGTGAAAAAAATTTAA
- a CDS encoding protein kinase family protein yields MKLYQQLADSVKFSRSLNWTRLLANDNSLEFIGAGRSAFAFRIKETNLVLKVFFPEFKRIARDEAEIYRALPDHPYYPSLYGSGDNYIVIDYVQGLTLFDCLAQGVPIKEETIRQIDEALKLARESGLNPSDIHLRNIILTEDGHIKIIDVARFKQTKNCTQWDDLKHAFYKFYRRRYFPKKIPVLIMNTIAALYKRRIVRLDP; encoded by the coding sequence ATGAAACTGTATCAACAGCTTGCAGACAGTGTGAAATTTTCCAGAAGTCTTAATTGGACCAGACTTCTAGCAAATGATAACAGCCTGGAATTTATTGGGGCAGGGAGAAGTGCCTTTGCTTTTAGGATTAAAGAAACCAATCTTGTATTAAAAGTCTTTTTTCCGGAATTTAAAAGAATTGCCAGGGATGAAGCGGAGATTTACAGGGCATTGCCTGACCATCCATACTACCCCTCTTTGTATGGCTCTGGAGATAACTATATTGTAATTGATTATGTGCAGGGGCTGACTCTGTTTGATTGTCTTGCACAGGGGGTACCGATAAAAGAGGAGACAATAAGACAAATTGATGAAGCCTTAAAACTTGCGAGGGAAAGTGGGCTAAATCCCTCGGATATTCACCTGCGCAACATTATTCTTACAGAGGATGGGCATATTAAAATCATTGATGTTGCCCGATTTAAGCAAACGAAGAATTGCACACAGTGGGATGACTTGAAGCATGCATTCTATAAATTTTACAGAAGAAGATATTTTCCAAAGAAAATCCCTGTATTAATCATGAATACAATTGCGGCTCTTTATAAAAGGCGAATTGTTCGTTTGGATCCTTAA
- a CDS encoding cytochrome d ubiquinol oxidase subunit II gives MTLEILGISVLWLFLFGYVIVASIDFGAGFFNAYSLFRGKQHILTRIIQRYLSPVWEVTNVFLVFFFVGIVGFFPRTAYYYGTILLVPASIAIVLLAIRGSYYAFTTYGGLRQKRWTYLYGLSGLFIPASLSIVLTISEGGFVSESSEGLELDYWTLFTSPLTWSIVVLSITAVLYISAVFLTWYANKASDEPATELLRKYALIWAVPSIVTAAGIIVELRDHNPEHFSRLMDLWWLFGISFLLFAGTVYLIWKRRYYGLAFGLLTGQFFVAFFAYGISHYPYLLYPYLTIYDGFTNEAMAIALVIAFIAGLGLLLPSLYLLLRLFLFNKDYVQGKRDDHA, from the coding sequence ATGACGCTTGAGATCCTCGGAATTTCCGTCTTATGGCTGTTTCTATTCGGCTATGTCATCGTTGCGTCTATTGATTTTGGAGCAGGATTTTTCAACGCATACAGTCTATTCCGCGGAAAACAGCATATTTTAACGCGAATTATACAACGCTATTTATCACCGGTTTGGGAAGTTACAAATGTATTCCTGGTGTTCTTTTTTGTTGGCATTGTGGGATTCTTCCCAAGAACTGCCTACTATTATGGAACGATCCTGCTGGTGCCGGCAAGTATTGCGATAGTCCTGCTTGCCATTCGCGGATCTTATTACGCTTTTACCACCTACGGGGGACTTAGACAAAAAAGATGGACCTATTTGTATGGACTTTCAGGTCTTTTCATTCCTGCATCTCTGTCCATAGTCCTGACCATTTCAGAAGGCGGATTCGTTAGTGAAAGTTCAGAGGGACTGGAGCTTGACTATTGGACATTGTTCACCAGCCCGCTGACATGGAGCATTGTTGTGCTGAGTATAACAGCAGTACTATATATATCAGCAGTGTTCCTTACCTGGTATGCCAATAAAGCAAGCGATGAACCGGCCACAGAACTGCTGAGGAAATACGCTCTTATTTGGGCGGTGCCCTCTATCGTAACAGCGGCAGGCATCATTGTCGAACTGAGGGATCATAATCCTGAGCATTTCAGCAGATTAATGGATTTGTGGTGGCTGTTCGGCATCTCATTCCTGCTGTTTGCAGGAACCGTCTATCTAATATGGAAGAGAAGATACTACGGCCTTGCATTCGGGCTGCTGACAGGGCAATTCTTTGTGGCTTTCTTTGCCTATGGGATCTCGCATTATCCGTATCTGCTTTATCCATACCTGACCATTTATGACGGTTTCACAAACGAAGCTATGGCCATCGCCCTGGTCATTGCCTTCATAGCAGGACTGGGATTGCTGCTGCCGTCCCTTTATCTGCTGCTAAGGCTGTTTCTTTTCAATAAAGACTATGTACAGGGGAAGCGTGACGACCATGCGTAG
- a CDS encoding Xaa-Pro dipeptidyl-peptidase, producing the protein MKKSALKVFLTSAIAFPLVTGGAFPSTGKDSHSGIASAETQIKVENGMTQPVFSLDDAIVERVFVETATDSDRDGKLDRVRADIIRPKETEEGLKVPVIYEMSPYRSGIKGVPVYDVDTELNTVPRKGKDKGEKGKPQANLPGYYDDYFVPRGYAVVLAESVGTGLSDGCPTTGDEHEILGTRAVIDWLNGRTKAFNAEGQEIKADWSTGNVGMTGVSYNGTLPNAVAATGVEGLKTIVPIAAISSWYDYYRSNGAVIAPGGYQGEDADNMAEAILTRKNPEACSNVIKELTEGQDRETGDYNEFWSKRDYTKDADHVKASVFIVHGLNDWNVKTKHFSDWWQALGENDVPRKMWLHQGGHSSPYSFRRDVWLPTLNKWFDYWLYDIKNDVMDEPMVDIQREDKTWHAETNWPATGTTGAKLHFKPASDGGGSLEWQPVPNKNKKNQHFVDDAAIKAEELALNPDASLANRLVYLTPPLENDIRMSGTPEIQIRASIDRETANLTALLVKYGEGKPEIVTRGWMDPQNLHSENRSSGLTQNREYTFTWDMQPDDYVFKKGDRLGVVVLSSDYNYTIRPEAGTKITVDPERSHIILPVQGGVEAFK; encoded by the coding sequence ATGAAAAAATCTGCATTAAAAGTGTTCCTAACATCAGCCATCGCTTTCCCGCTGGTTACTGGAGGGGCTTTCCCTTCAACAGGTAAAGACAGCCACAGCGGCATTGCCTCAGCTGAAACACAGATTAAAGTCGAAAATGGCATGACACAGCCCGTATTTTCCCTGGACGATGCCATTGTCGAAAGAGTTTTTGTTGAAACAGCCACTGACAGTGATCGGGATGGAAAGCTGGATAGGGTACGAGCTGATATTATCAGGCCAAAAGAAACAGAGGAAGGTTTAAAGGTACCTGTTATTTATGAAATGAGCCCTTACCGTTCCGGAATTAAAGGTGTACCGGTTTATGATGTGGATACAGAACTTAACACTGTGCCAAGAAAGGGGAAAGACAAGGGGGAAAAGGGGAAACCGCAGGCAAATCTCCCGGGATATTATGATGATTATTTTGTGCCCAGAGGCTATGCGGTTGTTCTGGCGGAAAGCGTAGGGACAGGCCTTTCTGACGGCTGTCCTACAACCGGGGATGAACATGAAATCCTTGGAACACGGGCTGTAATTGATTGGCTGAATGGAAGAACAAAAGCTTTCAATGCAGAGGGACAGGAAATAAAAGCTGATTGGTCAACAGGAAACGTTGGGATGACAGGAGTTTCCTATAACGGAACACTGCCAAATGCTGTGGCCGCCACTGGAGTGGAAGGCCTTAAAACAATTGTGCCTATTGCTGCAATCAGCAGCTGGTATGACTATTATCGTTCAAATGGTGCTGTGATTGCACCAGGCGGATATCAAGGTGAAGATGCGGATAATATGGCGGAAGCGATTTTAACCAGGAAAAACCCTGAAGCATGCAGCAATGTCATAAAAGAATTAACGGAAGGCCAGGACAGGGAGACTGGTGATTATAATGAATTCTGGAGTAAAAGAGATTATACAAAGGATGCTGATCACGTAAAAGCAAGTGTTTTTATTGTCCATGGATTAAATGACTGGAATGTTAAAACAAAGCATTTTTCAGATTGGTGGCAGGCACTTGGCGAGAATGATGTTCCGAGGAAAATGTGGCTCCATCAGGGCGGCCATTCCAGCCCCTACAGCTTCAGACGTGATGTTTGGCTCCCGACTTTAAATAAATGGTTTGATTACTGGCTGTATGATATTAAAAATGATGTCATGGATGAACCAATGGTTGATATTCAAAGAGAGGATAAGACGTGGCATGCAGAGACAAACTGGCCGGCTACAGGAACAACAGGCGCAAAACTACATTTTAAACCGGCTTCCGATGGAGGCGGCAGCTTAGAATGGCAGCCCGTACCAAATAAGAACAAGAAAAATCAGCATTTTGTGGACGATGCAGCAATTAAGGCTGAAGAGCTGGCTCTGAATCCTGATGCTTCATTAGCTAATAGGCTCGTCTATTTGACTCCGCCTTTAGAAAACGATATTCGCATGAGCGGGACACCAGAGATTCAGATTCGTGCCAGCATTGATCGGGAAACAGCCAACTTAACAGCCCTTCTTGTTAAATATGGGGAAGGAAAGCCGGAAATTGTTACTAGAGGGTGGATGGATCCGCAGAACCTTCACAGTGAAAATAGATCTTCTGGGCTTACACAGAACCGTGAATATACATTTACATGGGATATGCAGCCGGATGATTATGTGTTTAAAAAAGGTGATCGCCTGGGAGTCGTCGTTTTATCGAGTGATTATAACTATACAATCAGACCGGAGGCAGGCACGAAAATAACCGTCGATCCGGAAAGAAGCCATATAATTCTTCCTGTTCAGGGTGGAGTTGAAGCATTTAAGTAG
- the cydS gene encoding cytochrome bd oxidase small subunit CydS, producing the protein MAEFVMFYAPFIVIFGSIATAFWLAGKDERVEE; encoded by the coding sequence ATGGCGGAATTTGTAATGTTTTATGCGCCGTTTATCGTGATTTTTGGTTCCATAGCTACGGCTTTTTGGCTGGCGGGGAAGGATGAAAGAGTGGAGGAATAA
- a CDS encoding cytochrome ubiquinol oxidase subunit I, with protein sequence MGNEESVFFSRVLTELTLSFHIIYATIGVGIPLMIMIAQWVGIKKQDEHYILLARRWTRGFVITVAVGVVTGTAIGLQLSLLWPNFMELAGNVIALPLFMETFAFFFEAIFLGIYLYTWDRFENQKKHLLLLIPVAIGASFSAIFITIVNAFMNAPQGFDIVNGQLVNVNPVLAMFTPAMPTKVAHVLSTAYMTSAFVLASIGAYRLLKGSNHIYHKKALMLTMKIGLIFSIATAVIGDFSGKYLAEYQPEKLAAAEWHFETEEGAPLMLYGVLDDGEVKYAIKIPYALSILAHSNPNAEVIGLDQFPEDEIPPLYIHYLFDLMVTIGMWMTALSLIYVLGTWFKMRFVSAKWFRWLIVLGGPLSIIAIEAGWWFAEVGRQPWILRGIMRTEDAATSSGQVDLMLLLFAGLYLVLAIGSFIVLTRMFRKNPVEQELADRELEKEGELR encoded by the coding sequence ATGGGAAATGAAGAATCAGTTTTTTTCAGCCGTGTCTTAACAGAGCTGACATTATCCTTTCATATCATTTACGCAACCATTGGTGTCGGCATCCCGCTCATGATTATGATAGCGCAGTGGGTGGGAATCAAAAAGCAGGATGAACATTATATTCTGCTTGCCAGAAGATGGACGCGCGGTTTTGTCATTACCGTGGCTGTCGGAGTTGTTACCGGCACTGCCATCGGACTGCAGCTCTCATTGCTGTGGCCTAACTTTATGGAACTCGCAGGCAATGTCATTGCGCTGCCTCTGTTTATGGAGACATTTGCTTTTTTCTTTGAAGCGATATTTCTCGGGATCTATCTCTATACTTGGGATCGCTTTGAGAATCAGAAGAAGCATTTGCTTTTATTAATCCCGGTCGCAATTGGGGCATCATTTTCAGCAATTTTCATTACAATTGTAAATGCATTTATGAACGCGCCGCAGGGATTTGATATTGTGAATGGCCAGCTTGTTAATGTTAACCCGGTACTGGCGATGTTCACTCCTGCCATGCCGACAAAGGTTGCGCATGTGCTTTCCACTGCCTATATGACATCAGCTTTTGTTCTGGCATCAATAGGTGCTTATCGCCTTTTGAAAGGATCGAATCATATTTACCATAAGAAGGCATTAATGCTTACAATGAAAATCGGATTGATTTTCTCAATCGCTACAGCGGTAATTGGTGACTTCTCTGGGAAATATCTTGCAGAATACCAGCCTGAAAAACTGGCTGCCGCTGAGTGGCATTTTGAGACAGAAGAAGGGGCACCGTTAATGCTTTATGGGGTTCTTGATGACGGAGAAGTGAAGTATGCAATTAAGATTCCATATGCACTCAGCATTCTTGCACACAGCAATCCGAATGCAGAGGTGATCGGACTCGATCAATTTCCGGAAGATGAAATTCCGCCGCTTTATATCCATTATTTATTTGACCTTATGGTAACCATTGGCATGTGGATGACGGCACTATCACTCATCTATGTCCTGGGCACCTGGTTTAAAATGCGCTTTGTTTCGGCGAAATGGTTCCGCTGGCTGATCGTTCTTGGCGGACCATTATCGATCATTGCGATTGAAGCGGGATGGTGGTTTGCGGAAGTGGGACGGCAGCCGTGGATTCTCCGGGGCATCATGCGTACTGAAGATGCTGCAACTTCAAGCGGCCAGGTAGACCTTATGCTTCTGCTGTTTGCAGGATTATATCTCGTGCTGGCAATCGGAAGCTTCATTGTCCTCACCAGAATGTTCCGCAAAAATCCGGTCGAGCAGGAATTGGCCGACCGTGAGCTGGAGAAAGAAGGTGAGCTTCGATGA